The genomic interval AAACGACCCTGATTATCAGAGTATCCAAAAAATCAAAGAGCTTCTTGCTCATCCACAGATTGATATTTCAATGCACCTCCACGATGGGAGTGGATATTGGCGTCCTACCTATGTGAGTAACCTCCTTAATCCGCTCCGTTGGGGAAATTGCTCGGTAATAGACCAAGTAGAGCTTAAAGGCTCAAAATATGGCAAATTAGAATCTTTTGTGATTCAAATGGTGGCAGATATTAATGAGTATATCCTACACCCTCTCCATCGCTACTCTGTGCATAATACTCATACAAAATCTAAAAATGATACACAACAACTCAAAGCCCTCACTTTTTTCTCACTCTCGCTCGGCAAACCAGCCCTCACAAATGAAGCAAGCAAAGAGCTTGATATTCAAATACGCGTATATTATCACCTCCTCGCCATAGAATCTCTACTCGGACAGCTTGGTATAGAATTTGAGAGAGATTTTGAACTTAATCCCGCCTCTATCAAAAAACTTATCTCTACTGCACATTTACAAGCACATATTGAAGGACTCATCACTTTGCCCTTAGATTCTCTACGCCCTCTTATTACTTATTTTCCGCTTCCTCAAGGCGTAGAACCAAAACATATTAAGATTCAAAGCCCAAGTCATATACTCGGCTTAGTGAAAAATCAACAAGGGGGTATAGAGATTAAATATGGCTCACGCACACTTAGCACACTCTCACCCCAATGGAGCGCTTTTGATAGCTCATTGGGCAGTGTGAATATGAAAATTGATGATAAAATGCAGTCTGTGCATTTGGGTTCAATAGTTTATGCAAAAGAAAGTATAGAGTTTGAACCCATGAGTGAATATCGCGTAAATATTATAGGCTATGTCAAGCCTAATGATACTTCGCCTTTACCCAATGAAAGTGGTATCAAAGTCCATAAAAAAGACTTTATGCCACGATATAGCCTTGATAAACAATCTCTTATTTATCGCGCTGAAATCTATCGCAAAGATGTATTTAGCGGTATGATAACTATTTCTTTTGATAAACCTCCACTTGATAATCCCACACCTTATAAACTTATAGCCTATAAACCTGCACCTAATTCACCCCTTGCTTTAGCTCTAGCACACACTCATACCAAACAGACATCACCAAGCACTATACCACCTAAAAATATAGCCCTTGCTTCTAAAGAATCTATGCCTAAAAATGAACAAAAAGAATCTACTAAGCCTACAATCAAAATACCACAACAAACTATGACTCGTTTTGTTAGACCCTCTATTGGCGTTAATGTCCGATTAAAACCAAGCATACAAGATTCTATAATTGCGAAACTTCCACAAGGAGCGAAAGTAGAAGTTTTAGAACAAGTGGGTAAATGGAGCAAAATTGCAAAAGATAGTAAAAATGGTGTAAATCAAGAGGGCTACATTAGCTCATATATGCTAACAGAGGCACTTCAAGATGCTCCGCAAGAGAATACAAAACCTATAGAATCCACACCAAAAGATATATCACAAAAAACTCAAGATTCCTCTGTGAAAGCACTTCCTATAAATGCACAAGTAAAAGTAAATA from Helicobacter hepaticus ATCC 51449 carries:
- a CDS encoding M99 family carboxypeptidase catalytic domain-containing protein, translating into MRLFLILIFIFSILHAENLVRDFELYKLNDGDKRAPTLLLMGGIHGDEPGAYYSTDLFMRHYKITKGSVWVVPVVNPHSMFANVRGLYGDMNRKFAALAQNDPDYQSIQKIKELLAHPQIDISMHLHDGSGYWRPTYVSNLLNPLRWGNCSVIDQVELKGSKYGKLESFVIQMVADINEYILHPLHRYSVHNTHTKSKNDTQQLKALTFFSLSLGKPALTNEASKELDIQIRVYYHLLAIESLLGQLGIEFERDFELNPASIKKLISTAHLQAHIEGLITLPLDSLRPLITYFPLPQGVEPKHIKIQSPSHILGLVKNQQGGIEIKYGSRTLSTLSPQWSAFDSSLGSVNMKIDDKMQSVHLGSIVYAKESIEFEPMSEYRVNIIGYVKPNDTSPLPNESGIKVHKKDFMPRYSLDKQSLIYRAEIYRKDVFSGMITISFDKPPLDNPTPYKLIAYKPAPNSPLALALAHTHTKQTSPSTIPPKNIALASKESMPKNEQKESTKPTIKIPQQTMTRFVRPSIGVNVRLKPSIQDSIIAKLPQGAKVEVLEQVGKWSKIAKDSKNGVNQEGYISSYMLTEALQDAPQENTKPIESTPKDISQKTQDSSVKALPINAQVKVNIALVRLEPSITAPIVAKAPLGRKMQILSFEGQNGEWAKIHYIFEGKQGVREINGYIAKHLLNPL